From the genome of Paraburkholderia aromaticivorans, one region includes:
- a CDS encoding catalase — protein MSERKLTNAAGAPVADNQNSMTAGARGPVVLQDVWLLEKLAHFDREVIPERRVHAKGSGAFGTLKVTHDISRYTKAKVFAQVGKETPLFMRFSTVAGERGAADAERDVRGFSIKFYTEEGNWDVVGNNTPVFFIRDPLKFPDFIHTQKRDPYTNMRSNVAAWDFWSRHPESLHQVTILMSDRGIPQNFRQMHGFGSHTYSFINAANERFWVKFHFKSMQGIENFTDAEAAQVVAQDRESAQRDLLANIDQGNFPKWRFAIQVMPEAQAATYRFNPFDITKVWSQKDYPLIDVGTIELNRNAANYFADVEQAAFTPANVVPGIGFSPDRLLQGRLFSYGDTQRYRLGVNHHQIPVNASRVPSPHSFHRDGAMRADGNLGGNVNYEPNRFGDFAQDANAAEPPLAAGTVDRYDHRLDDDYYTQPAMLFALFDAAQRERLFGNIARHINGVPQEIVARQIEHFRRIDPAYAQGVIAALAELAEGSNK, from the coding sequence ATGTCCGAACGTAAGCTCACCAATGCCGCCGGCGCTCCCGTCGCCGACAATCAGAATTCGATGACCGCCGGCGCGCGCGGTCCGGTCGTCCTGCAAGACGTCTGGCTGCTCGAAAAACTCGCTCACTTCGATCGCGAAGTGATTCCGGAACGCCGCGTTCATGCCAAAGGTTCGGGCGCGTTCGGTACGTTGAAGGTCACGCACGATATCTCGCGCTACACGAAGGCGAAGGTGTTCGCGCAGGTCGGCAAGGAAACGCCGCTTTTCATGCGCTTTTCGACGGTGGCCGGCGAGCGCGGCGCAGCCGACGCCGAACGCGACGTGCGCGGCTTCTCGATCAAGTTCTACACGGAAGAAGGCAATTGGGACGTGGTCGGCAATAACACGCCGGTGTTCTTTATCCGCGATCCGCTGAAGTTTCCCGACTTCATTCACACGCAAAAGCGCGACCCGTACACCAACATGCGCAGCAATGTGGCCGCGTGGGATTTCTGGTCGCGTCATCCGGAGTCGCTGCACCAGGTGACCATTCTGATGAGCGACCGCGGGATTCCGCAGAACTTCCGTCAGATGCACGGCTTCGGCTCGCACACGTACTCGTTCATCAACGCCGCCAACGAGCGTTTCTGGGTGAAGTTCCATTTCAAGTCGATGCAAGGCATCGAGAACTTTACGGACGCCGAGGCCGCACAAGTGGTCGCGCAGGACCGTGAAAGCGCGCAACGCGATCTGCTGGCGAACATCGACCAGGGCAATTTCCCGAAATGGCGCTTCGCCATTCAGGTGATGCCGGAAGCGCAAGCCGCAACGTATCGCTTCAATCCGTTCGACATCACGAAAGTATGGTCGCAGAAGGACTATCCGTTGATCGACGTCGGCACGATCGAGTTGAATCGCAACGCCGCGAATTATTTCGCGGACGTGGAGCAGGCGGCCTTCACGCCGGCCAACGTGGTGCCGGGCATCGGCTTCTCGCCGGATCGTCTGTTGCAGGGGCGGCTGTTCTCGTATGGCGACACGCAGCGCTACCGCCTGGGCGTGAACCACCATCAGATTCCGGTGAACGCATCGCGTGTGCCGAGCCCGCATTCGTTCCATCGCGACGGTGCGATGCGCGCGGACGGCAACCTCGGCGGCAATGTGAATTACGAGCCGAACCGTTTCGGCGACTTCGCGCAGGACGCCAACGCAGCCGAGCCGCCGCTCGCGGCGGGCACGGTGGACCGCTACGATCATCGCCTGGATGACGACTACTACACGCAGCCCGCGATGTTGTTCGCGCTCTTCGACGCGGCTCAGCGCGAGCGTCTGTTCGGCAACATCGCACGCCATATCAACGGTGTGCCGCAGGAGATCGTCGCGCGTCAGATCGAGCATTTCCGCCGCATCGACCCGGCTTACGCACAAGGCGTGATCGCGGCGCTGGCCGAACTCGCGGAAGGCAGCAACAAGTAA
- a CDS encoding LysR substrate-binding domain-containing protein, whose protein sequence is MTLTELKYIVAVARERHFGRAAEACFVSQPTLSVAIKKLEDELNVQIFERGTSEVSVTPIGEQIVTQAQRVLEQTLAIKEIAKQGKDPLVGPLRLGVIYTIGPYLLPTLVKQMIKRVPQMPLMLQENYTLKLIELLKQGEIDVAIMALPFPETGLMLRPLYDEPFVVALPSGHAWENREKIDADDLKQETMLLLGSGHCFRDHVLGVCPELMRFSQNADGIQKTFEGSSLETIRHMVASGVGITVLPRMSVHEVKPHAGGIDAGLLSYVAFDEPVPDRRVVLAWRKSFTRMPAIDAICDAISACDLPGVKKLDLPVAVN, encoded by the coding sequence ATGACGCTCACCGAATTGAAATACATCGTCGCGGTTGCCCGCGAGCGGCACTTCGGCCGGGCCGCCGAAGCGTGTTTCGTCAGCCAGCCGACCCTGTCGGTCGCCATCAAGAAGCTCGAAGACGAGCTCAACGTCCAGATCTTCGAACGCGGTACCAGCGAAGTGAGCGTCACGCCCATCGGTGAACAGATCGTCACCCAGGCGCAACGTGTCCTCGAACAGACGCTCGCCATCAAGGAAATCGCCAAACAGGGCAAAGACCCGCTGGTCGGCCCGCTGCGCCTTGGCGTCATCTACACGATCGGACCCTACCTGCTGCCCACGCTCGTCAAGCAGATGATCAAGCGCGTCCCGCAAATGCCCTTGATGCTGCAGGAAAATTACACGCTCAAGCTGATCGAACTGCTCAAACAAGGCGAAATCGACGTCGCCATCATGGCGCTGCCCTTCCCGGAAACCGGCCTGATGCTGCGCCCGCTGTACGACGAGCCTTTCGTGGTCGCGCTGCCGTCCGGTCATGCCTGGGAGAACCGCGAGAAAATCGACGCCGACGACCTGAAGCAGGAAACCATGCTGTTGCTCGGCAGCGGGCACTGTTTCCGTGACCACGTGCTGGGCGTCTGCCCGGAACTGATGCGCTTTTCGCAAAACGCGGACGGCATCCAGAAGACCTTCGAAGGGTCGTCCCTGGAAACCATTCGCCACATGGTGGCGAGCGGCGTCGGCATTACCGTGCTGCCGCGCATGTCCGTGCACGAAGTTAAACCGCACGCCGGCGGCATCGACGCCGGGCTGCTCAGCTACGTCGCGTTCGACGAACCCGTGCCGGATCGCCGCGTCGTGCTGGCCTGGCGCAAGAGCTTCACGCGCATGCCGGCCATCGACGCCATTTGCGACGCCATCAGCGCCTGCGATCTGCCCGGCGTCAAGAAGCTCGACTTGCCGGTCGCCGTCAACTAA
- the recG gene encoding ATP-dependent DNA helicase RecG: MPLSDRRLPSANDEVSAEPKRRVSRAKAAMEAGDVGAQVAPHSEQVVPEDAGPGIRPADKPDDIFGDKPAGKSAAAAGAKSTAKSTSKPAAKPSAKPAEKTADKLAKLGLTRDIDLVLHLPMRYEDETSLTPIGHLLPGGIAQTEGVVFDNEIAYRPRRQLLVKLHDDAGDELVLRFLNFYGSQVKQMAIGARLRVRGDVRGGFFGMEMVHPAVRVVDEDTPLPQALTPVYPSTAGVTQAYLRKSIDNALARTSLPELLPEPVARTWLEPLGVPSLMDAVRTLHHPGVQSDETALIDGTHPAWVRIKFEELLAQQMSLKRAHEERRTRAAPAMPRRKLGDESALVARLLKALPFSLTAAQERVGGEIALDLTQPHPMQRLLQGDVGSGKTIVAALAAAQAIDAGYQAALMAPTEILAEQHARKLRGWLEPLGVSVAWLAGSLKTREKRAAIEAAALGTAQLVIGTHAIIQDAVEFARLGLVIVDEQHRFGVAQRLALRAKAQNAADGARDFQPHQLMMSATPIPRTLAMTYYADLDVSTIDELPPGRTPILTKLVSDARREEVIGRVREAALTGRQVYWVCPLIEESETLQLQTAVETYETLVAALPELNVGLVHGRLAPAEKAAVMDAFTRNEVQLLVATTVIEVGVDVPNASLMVIEHAERFGLAQLHQLRGRVGRGSAASVCVLLYTGPLSMTARARLQTMRETTDGFEIARRDLEIRGPGEFLGARQSGAAMLRFADLENDQWLIEPAREAAAELLGKYPEVVMQHLARWLGAREQYLKA; encoded by the coding sequence ATGCCTTTGTCCGACCGCCGATTGCCCTCCGCTAACGACGAAGTGAGCGCCGAACCCAAGCGCCGCGTCTCGCGAGCCAAAGCGGCGATGGAGGCGGGCGATGTCGGCGCGCAGGTGGCGCCGCACAGCGAACAAGTCGTGCCTGAAGACGCTGGGCCCGGCATCCGGCCCGCTGACAAACCAGACGACATATTCGGCGACAAACCGGCCGGCAAATCTGCCGCCGCAGCCGGCGCGAAATCGACGGCGAAGTCCACGAGCAAGCCCGCGGCGAAGCCGTCCGCCAAGCCCGCCGAAAAAACCGCCGACAAGCTCGCCAAACTCGGCCTCACGCGCGACATCGACCTGGTGTTGCATCTGCCCATGCGTTACGAGGACGAGACCTCGCTCACGCCGATCGGGCATCTGCTGCCCGGCGGCATCGCGCAGACCGAAGGCGTAGTGTTCGACAACGAGATCGCCTATCGTCCGCGCCGTCAGTTGCTGGTCAAGCTGCATGATGACGCCGGCGACGAACTCGTGCTGCGCTTCCTGAATTTCTACGGCTCGCAGGTCAAGCAGATGGCGATCGGCGCGCGGCTGCGGGTGCGTGGCGACGTGCGCGGCGGCTTCTTCGGCATGGAGATGGTGCATCCGGCCGTGCGCGTGGTCGACGAAGACACACCGTTGCCGCAGGCGCTCACGCCGGTCTATCCGAGCACCGCGGGCGTGACGCAGGCGTATCTGCGCAAATCGATCGACAACGCGCTCGCGCGCACCTCGTTGCCGGAGTTGTTGCCCGAGCCGGTCGCGCGCACGTGGTTGGAGCCGCTCGGCGTGCCGTCGCTGATGGACGCCGTGCGCACACTGCATCATCCGGGCGTGCAGTCCGATGAGACGGCGCTGATCGACGGCACGCATCCGGCCTGGGTGCGCATCAAGTTCGAGGAACTGCTCGCGCAGCAGATGTCGCTTAAGCGCGCGCACGAAGAGCGCCGCACGCGCGCGGCGCCGGCCATGCCGCGCCGCAAGCTCGGCGACGAGTCCGCGCTGGTGGCGCGCCTCCTGAAGGCGTTGCCGTTTTCGCTGACGGCCGCGCAGGAGCGCGTGGGCGGCGAGATCGCACTCGATCTGACCCAGCCTCACCCGATGCAGCGGCTGTTGCAGGGCGACGTCGGCAGCGGCAAGACGATCGTTGCCGCGCTGGCTGCGGCCCAGGCCATCGACGCGGGCTATCAGGCCGCGCTCATGGCGCCGACCGAGATTCTCGCCGAACAGCACGCGCGCAAATTGCGTGGCTGGCTGGAGCCGCTCGGCGTGAGTGTCGCGTGGCTGGCCGGCAGTCTGAAGACCCGGGAAAAGCGCGCCGCGATCGAAGCCGCCGCGCTCGGCACGGCGCAGCTCGTGATCGGCACGCACGCGATCATTCAGGACGCGGTGGAGTTCGCGCGCCTCGGGCTCGTGATCGTCGACGAACAGCACCGCTTCGGCGTGGCGCAACGGCTCGCCTTGCGCGCCAAGGCGCAGAACGCCGCGGACGGTGCGCGTGACTTCCAGCCGCATCAACTGATGATGTCGGCAACGCCGATTCCACGCACGCTCGCGATGACCTATTACGCCGACCTCGACGTTTCGACCATCGACGAATTGCCGCCGGGGCGCACGCCGATCCTGACCAAGCTGGTGTCCGACGCGCGGCGCGAGGAGGTGATCGGCCGCGTGCGCGAGGCCGCGCTGACGGGGCGCCAGGTGTACTGGGTGTGTCCGCTGATCGAGGAAAGCGAGACGTTGCAGTTGCAGACCGCGGTCGAGACCTATGAGACGCTGGTGGCCGCGTTGCCCGAGCTGAATGTCGGCCTCGTGCATGGGCGTCTTGCGCCGGCTGAGAAAGCGGCGGTGATGGATGCGTTTACTCGCAATGAAGTGCAATTGCTGGTGGCGACGACGGTGATCGAAGTGGGGGTCGATGTGCCGAACGCGTCGTTGATGGTGATCGAGCATGCCGAGCGGTTCGGGCTTGCGCAGTTGCATCAGTTGCGGGGTCGGGTGGGGCGTGGGAGTGCGGCGTCGGTTTGCGTGCTGCTTTACACCGGGCCTTTGTCGATGACAGCGCGGGCGCGGCTTCAGACCATGCGCGAGACGACCGATGGTTTTGAGATTGCCAGGCGCGACCTGGAAATTCGTGGGCCGGGGGAGTTTCTGGGGGCGCGGCAATCGGGAGCGGCGATGCTCAGGTTTGCCGATCTCGAGAATGATCAGTGGCTGATTGAGCCTGCGCGGGAGGCGGCCGCCGAGTTGCTGGGGAAGTATCCTGAGGTGGTGATGCAGCATCTGGCGCGGTGGCTTGGGGCGCGGGAGCAGTATTTGAAAGCGTGA
- the queA gene encoding tRNA preQ1(34) S-adenosylmethionine ribosyltransferase-isomerase QueA yields the protein MLTLSDFDFDLPPQLIAQVALPERSASRLLEVANPAEAASPAHLIDRRFAELPDCIAPGDLLVFNDTKVLKARFLGQKASGGKIEVLVERLTGERTALAQIRASKSPQPGTTIRLADAFDVMVGERVEPFYTLHFPGDCLTLIEQFGRLPLPPYIEHDPDATDETRYQTVFAQNPGAVAAPTAGLHFDEALLARLDAQGVERATLTLHVGAGTFQPVRVENLAEHKMHSEWYHLPQSLADRIAATRARGNRVIAVGTTSMRALEAAARDAEAAGRPLAAASTETDIFITPGYKFRVVDRLVTNFHLPKSTLLMLVSAFAGVETIREAYRHAIEQRYRFFSYGDAMLLTRRDV from the coding sequence ATGTTGACGCTTTCCGATTTCGATTTCGATCTGCCTCCCCAGTTGATCGCACAGGTCGCGCTGCCCGAGCGCAGCGCCAGCCGTCTGCTCGAGGTGGCCAATCCGGCCGAGGCCGCCAGCCCGGCGCATTTGATCGACCGCCGCTTTGCCGAGTTGCCCGACTGCATCGCGCCCGGCGACCTGCTGGTCTTCAACGATACCAAAGTCCTGAAGGCGCGCTTCCTCGGCCAGAAAGCCAGTGGCGGCAAGATCGAAGTGCTGGTGGAGCGCCTCACGGGCGAGCGCACGGCGCTCGCGCAGATCCGCGCGAGCAAGAGCCCTCAGCCGGGCACCACGATCCGGCTGGCGGATGCTTTCGACGTCATGGTCGGCGAACGCGTCGAGCCGTTCTACACGCTGCATTTCCCCGGCGACTGCCTGACCCTGATCGAGCAGTTCGGGCGCCTGCCGCTGCCGCCGTACATCGAGCACGATCCCGACGCGACCGACGAAACCCGCTATCAGACGGTATTCGCGCAGAATCCCGGCGCGGTCGCCGCGCCCACGGCGGGCCTGCATTTCGACGAGGCGCTGCTCGCGCGCCTCGACGCTCAGGGCGTGGAGCGCGCGACGCTCACGCTGCACGTCGGCGCCGGCACGTTTCAGCCGGTGCGGGTCGAAAACCTCGCCGAGCACAAGATGCATAGCGAGTGGTATCACCTGCCGCAATCGCTCGCCGACAGGATCGCGGCGACGCGCGCGCGCGGCAACCGCGTAATCGCCGTGGGCACGACCTCGATGCGCGCGCTCGAAGCCGCCGCGCGCGACGCCGAAGCCGCGGGCCGGCCGCTCGCCGCCGCCAGCACGGAAACCGACATCTTCATCACGCCGGGCTATAAATTTCGCGTGGTCGACCGGCTGGTGACCAATTTCCATTTGCCGAAGTCGACACTGCTGATGCTGGTGTCGGCGTTCGCGGGCGTCGAAACGATTCGCGAGGCGTACCGCCATGCGATCGAGCAGCGTTACCGCTTCTTCAGTTACGGCGACGCGATGCTGCTTACGCGGCGCGACGTTTGA
- the tgt gene encoding tRNA guanosine(34) transglycosylase Tgt — protein MTDGHPVSTRADHGAYLGEHVRPENGLTFELLGVDGLARRGRVALNHGVVETPIFMPVGTYGTVKAVQPRELGEMHAQIILGNTFHLWLRPGLETIEAHGGLHGFMGWKKPILTDSGGFQVFSLGDLRKITEDGVTFASPINGDKLFLSPEVSMQIQKVLNSDIAMQFDECTPYATNNVPTSHKEAADSMRMSMRWAQRSIDEFNRLGNPNALFGIVQGGMFEDLRDESLAGLAEKDFHGLAIGGLSVGEPKEDMMRVLNHIGPKLPANKPHYLMGVGTPEDLVAGVAAGVDMFDCVMPTRNARNGWLFTRFGDIKIRNATHRNSLRPLDEQCGCYTCRNFTRGYLHHLHRVGEILGAQLNTIHNLHYYLELMQEIRDAIDAKMFEPFRKRFHENRARGTAEAP, from the coding sequence ATGACCGACGGTCATCCCGTTAGCACGCGCGCCGACCACGGCGCTTACCTCGGCGAGCATGTCCGCCCCGAAAACGGCCTCACATTCGAACTGCTCGGCGTCGACGGCCTGGCCCGTCGCGGCCGCGTCGCGCTGAATCATGGCGTGGTGGAAACGCCGATCTTCATGCCCGTGGGCACCTACGGCACCGTGAAGGCCGTGCAGCCACGCGAGTTGGGAGAAATGCATGCGCAGATCATCCTCGGCAACACCTTCCACCTGTGGCTGCGTCCGGGTCTGGAAACCATCGAGGCGCATGGCGGCCTGCATGGCTTCATGGGCTGGAAAAAGCCGATCCTGACCGACTCGGGCGGCTTCCAGGTGTTCTCTCTCGGCGATCTGCGCAAGATCACCGAAGATGGCGTCACGTTCGCGTCACCGATCAACGGCGACAAGCTCTTCCTGTCGCCCGAAGTGTCGATGCAGATCCAGAAGGTGCTGAACTCGGACATCGCCATGCAGTTCGACGAATGCACGCCGTACGCCACCAACAACGTGCCGACCTCGCACAAGGAAGCGGCCGATTCCATGCGCATGTCGATGCGCTGGGCGCAGCGTTCCATCGACGAATTCAACCGGCTGGGCAATCCGAACGCGCTGTTCGGGATCGTTCAGGGCGGCATGTTCGAAGACCTGCGCGACGAGTCGCTGGCGGGGCTCGCGGAGAAGGATTTCCACGGTCTGGCGATCGGCGGCCTGTCGGTCGGCGAACCGAAAGAAGACATGATGCGCGTCTTGAACCACATCGGCCCGAAGCTGCCAGCCAACAAGCCGCATTACCTGATGGGCGTCGGCACGCCGGAAGACCTGGTGGCGGGCGTCGCCGCCGGCGTCGACATGTTCGATTGCGTGATGCCGACCCGCAACGCGCGCAACGGCTGGCTCTTCACGCGTTTTGGCGACATCAAGATCCGCAACGCCACGCACAGGAATTCGCTGCGCCCGCTCGACGAGCAATGTGGCTGCTACACCTGCCGAAATTTCACTCGCGGCTATCTGCATCATCTGCATCGTGTAGGGGAAATCCTCGGTGCGCAGTTGAATACGATCCACAACCTGCACTATTACCTCGAACTGATGCAGGAAATCCGCGACGCGATCGACGCGAAAATGTTCGAACCCTTCCGCAAACGCTTCCACGAGAACCGCGCGCGCGGCACCGCCGAGGCGCCGTGA
- the yajC gene encoding preprotein translocase subunit YajC, whose product MSFISNAFAQGTAAGGVESNLMSFLPLILMFGVLYFIMIRPQMKRQKEHRNMLAAMAKGDEVVTNGGIVGKVTKVGEAYVGIEISEGTEITVQKASVTTILPKGTIKSL is encoded by the coding sequence GTGTCGTTCATTTCCAATGCCTTCGCCCAAGGCACCGCAGCAGGTGGCGTTGAGTCGAATCTGATGAGCTTCCTGCCGCTGATCCTGATGTTCGGCGTGCTGTACTTCATCATGATTCGCCCGCAAATGAAGCGCCAGAAGGAACATCGCAACATGCTCGCCGCGATGGCCAAGGGCGATGAAGTGGTGACGAACGGCGGCATCGTCGGCAAGGTGACCAAGGTGGGCGAAGCTTACGTCGGCATCGAAATCTCGGAAGGCACGGAAATCACCGTGCAAAAAGCGTCGGTCACGACGATTCTCCCGAAGGGCACGATCAAGTCGCTGTAA
- the secD gene encoding protein translocase subunit SecD codes for MNRYPLWKYAVMLVALVIGLVYTLPNLFGEAPAVQVSSGKATVKLDSTTLSAVEAALAANQIKPDDVTFDNASTNANIRVRLPDTDTQLRVKDLLQKSLNSDPTDPQFIVALNLQSASPRWLTALHALPMYLGLDLRGGVHFLLQVDMAGALNKKLDSDASDARTLLRDNNIRDGGVNRVNQTVVINFADQASADNASKQLSRSISELQWASQASPDGSVQLVGTFTPTVQKAVQDAALKQNITTLHNRVNELGVAEPVIQQQGSDRIVVELPGVQDTAKAKDIIGRTATLEARLADPVNTHPNPSDPVPPGDELFTQGNQTPVLLRKQIIFTGDRIIDASAGFDEHQRPSVNIRLDSAGGRAVRSVSRDNIGKPMAMVLFEKGKGEVLTVATIQSELGDRFQITGQATPQGAADLALLLRAGSLAAPMDIIEERTIGPSLGADNIKKGFHSVVWGFAAIAVFMIAYYMLFGVISMIGLSVNLLLLIAVLSMLQATLTLPGIAAIALALGMAIDANVLINERVREELRNGAPPQLAIQNGYAHAWATILDSNVTTLIAGIALLAFGSGPVRGFAIVHCIGILTSMFSAVFFSRGIVNLWYGGKKKLKSLAIGQVWRPETAPAGPAAYLGDEDAATDTARAIAAAAAKPSKAKAAVAQARAGKPTVRRRNGPGSSTGSSTGSSPGSSPGSSNTPQKPGSSR; via the coding sequence ATGAATCGTTACCCCCTCTGGAAATACGCCGTGATGCTGGTGGCTCTGGTCATCGGCCTCGTGTACACGCTGCCCAACCTGTTCGGCGAAGCGCCGGCGGTGCAGGTGTCGAGCGGCAAGGCAACGGTCAAGCTCGACTCGACCACGCTGTCGGCTGTCGAAGCCGCGCTCGCCGCGAATCAGATCAAGCCGGACGACGTCACGTTCGACAACGCGTCGACCAACGCGAACATCCGCGTGCGTCTGCCGGACACCGACACGCAACTGCGCGTGAAGGACCTGCTGCAGAAGTCGCTGAACAGCGACCCGACCGACCCGCAGTTCATCGTGGCGCTGAATCTGCAAAGCGCGTCGCCGCGCTGGCTGACCGCCCTGCACGCGCTGCCGATGTACCTCGGTCTCGATCTGCGCGGCGGTGTTCACTTCCTGCTGCAGGTCGACATGGCCGGCGCGCTCAACAAGAAGCTCGACTCGGACGCTTCGGACGCGCGCACGCTGCTGCGTGACAACAATATCCGCGACGGCGGCGTGAACCGCGTCAACCAGACGGTGGTGATCAATTTCGCCGACCAGGCGAGCGCGGACAACGCATCGAAGCAACTGAGCCGCAGCATCAGCGAACTCCAGTGGGCCTCGCAAGCGAGCCCGGACGGCAGCGTACAACTCGTCGGCACGTTCACGCCGACGGTGCAGAAAGCCGTGCAGGACGCCGCGCTCAAGCAGAACATCACCACGCTGCATAACCGCGTGAACGAACTCGGCGTGGCCGAGCCGGTGATCCAGCAGCAAGGCTCCGACCGCATCGTGGTCGAACTGCCGGGCGTGCAGGACACGGCGAAGGCGAAGGACATCATCGGCCGCACGGCAACGCTCGAAGCGCGCCTCGCCGATCCGGTCAACACGCATCCGAACCCGTCCGATCCGGTGCCGCCGGGCGACGAACTGTTCACGCAAGGCAACCAGACACCGGTGCTGCTGCGCAAACAGATCATCTTCACGGGCGACCGGATTATCGACGCGTCGGCGGGCTTCGACGAACACCAGCGCCCGTCGGTCAATATCCGCCTAGATTCGGCCGGTGGCCGCGCGGTGCGCAGCGTGTCGCGCGACAACATCGGCAAGCCGATGGCCATGGTGCTGTTCGAAAAGGGCAAGGGCGAAGTGCTGACGGTGGCGACCATCCAGTCGGAACTGGGCGACCGCTTCCAGATCACCGGCCAGGCCACGCCGCAAGGCGCCGCCGACCTCGCGCTGCTGCTGCGCGCCGGTTCGCTGGCCGCGCCGATGGACATCATCGAAGAACGCACGATCGGCCCGAGCCTCGGCGCCGACAACATCAAGAAGGGCTTCCACTCAGTGGTGTGGGGCTTCGCGGCGATCGCCGTCTTCATGATCGCGTACTACATGCTGTTCGGCGTGATCTCCATGATCGGCCTGTCGGTCAACCTGCTGCTGCTGATCGCCGTGTTGTCCATGCTGCAGGCCACGCTCACCTTGCCGGGTATCGCCGCTATCGCGCTCGCGCTCGGTATGGCGATCGACGCGAACGTGCTGATCAACGAACGGGTGCGTGAAGAACTGCGCAACGGCGCGCCGCCGCAACTGGCGATCCAGAACGGCTACGCGCACGCCTGGGCAACGATTCTCGACTCGAACGTCACCACGCTGATTGCCGGTATCGCGCTGCTCGCGTTCGGCTCGGGCCCGGTGCGCGGGTTTGCGATCGTGCACTGTATCGGCATTCTCACGTCGATGTTCTCGGCCGTGTTCTTCTCGCGCGGCATCGTCAACCTCTGGTACGGCGGCAAGAAGAAGCTGAAGTCGCTGGCCATCGGCCAGGTGTGGCGTCCGGAAACGGCGCCCGCAGGCCCGGCCGCTTACCTCGGTGACGAAGACGCCGCGACCGACACGGCGCGAGCCATCGCCGCAGCCGCCGCCAAGCCGTCGAAGGCCAAGGCAGCGGTCGCGCAGGCGCGTGCCGGCAAGCCGACCGTGCGCCGCCGCAACGGGCCGGGTTCGTCGACGGGTTCGTCGACGGGTTCGTCGCCGGGTTCCTCGCCGGGTTCCTCGAATACGCCGCAGAAACCGGGTTCATCCCGCTGA
- the secF gene encoding protein translocase subunit SecF: MEFFRFRKDIPFMQRALIFNAISLLTFLAAVFFLLHRGLHLSVEFTGGTVIEVQYPGAAPLEPVRGTLGKLGYADAQVQNFGTSRDVLIRLPLKQGYTSAQQSDQVMTALKAETPQVQLQRVEFVGPQVGKELATDGLLALACVVVGIVIYLSFRFEWKYAVAGVIANLHDVVIILGFFAFFQWEFSLSVLAAVLAVLGYSVNESVVIFDRIRETFRRERKLTVIEVINHAITSTMSRTIITHGCTQMMVLSMFLFGGPTLHYFALALTVGILFGIYSSVFVAAALAMWFGVKREDLIKDKKERTDADDPNAGAQV; encoded by the coding sequence ATGGAATTTTTCCGTTTCCGCAAAGACATTCCGTTCATGCAGCGCGCGTTGATTTTCAACGCCATCTCGCTGCTGACGTTCCTTGCTGCTGTGTTCTTCCTGCTGCATCGCGGGCTGCATCTGTCGGTGGAGTTCACCGGCGGTACGGTGATCGAAGTGCAGTATCCGGGCGCCGCGCCGCTCGAGCCGGTGCGCGGCACGCTGGGCAAGCTCGGCTACGCGGACGCTCAGGTGCAGAACTTCGGCACCTCGCGCGACGTGTTGATTCGCTTGCCGCTCAAGCAGGGCTATACGTCCGCGCAACAGAGCGATCAGGTGATGACCGCGCTGAAAGCCGAGACCCCGCAGGTGCAACTGCAGCGTGTCGAGTTCGTCGGCCCGCAGGTCGGCAAGGAACTCGCCACCGACGGGCTGCTCGCGCTCGCCTGCGTGGTGGTCGGTATCGTGATCTATCTGTCGTTCCGCTTCGAATGGAAGTACGCGGTGGCCGGCGTGATCGCGAACTTGCACGACGTGGTGATCATTCTCGGCTTCTTCGCGTTCTTCCAGTGGGAGTTCTCGCTGTCGGTGCTGGCCGCCGTGCTCGCGGTGCTCGGCTACTCGGTGAACGAATCGGTCGTTATCTTCGACCGGATTCGCGAGACCTTCCGCCGCGAACGCAAGTTGACCGTGATCGAGGTGATCAACCACGCGATCACCAGCACGATGTCGCGAACCATCATCACCCACGGCTGTACGCAGATGATGGTGCTGTCGATGTTCCTGTTCGGCGGCCCGACGCTGCACTACTTCGCTCTGGCGCTGACGGTCGGTATCCTGTTCGGTATCTACTCGTCGGTGTTCGTCGCTGCGGCGCTCGCCATGTGGTTCGGCGTGAAGCGCGAAGACCTGATCAAGGACAAGAAGGAACGCACGGACGCGGACGATCCGAACGCGGGCGCGCAAGTCTGA